In Nocardioides sp. zg-1228, a single window of DNA contains:
- a CDS encoding 1,4-dihydroxy-2-naphthoyl-CoA synthase, with protein sequence MSAIEGVSEIFDPEDWDVVPGFDDLTDLTYHRAREHGTVRIAFDRPDVLNAFRPHTVDELLRTLEHARTSADVGCVILTGNGPSAKNGKWAFCTGGDQRIRGRAGYQYEDTSAGATDTGAEEPSPIDKARLARLHILECQRLIRFMPKVVICVVPGWAAGGGHSLHVVADLTLASREHARFKQTDADVGSFDGGYGSAYLARQVGQKLAREIFFLGDEYDAEEMHRMGAVNRVVAHAELEKVALDWGRKINGKSPTAQRMLKYSFNLLDDGLVGQQLFAGETTRLAYMTDEAQEGRDQFLEKREPDWSPYPWYY encoded by the coding sequence ATGAGTGCGATCGAGGGCGTCAGTGAGATCTTCGACCCCGAGGACTGGGACGTGGTGCCCGGCTTCGACGACCTCACCGACCTGACCTACCACCGTGCGCGCGAGCACGGCACCGTGCGCATCGCGTTCGACCGCCCCGACGTGCTCAACGCGTTCCGCCCGCACACCGTCGACGAGCTGCTGCGCACCCTCGAGCACGCGCGCACGTCGGCCGACGTCGGCTGCGTGATCCTGACCGGCAACGGACCGAGCGCCAAGAACGGCAAGTGGGCCTTCTGCACCGGCGGCGACCAGCGCATCCGTGGGCGCGCCGGCTACCAGTACGAGGACACCTCCGCCGGCGCCACCGACACCGGGGCCGAGGAGCCCAGCCCCATCGACAAGGCCAGGCTCGCGCGCCTGCACATCCTGGAGTGCCAGCGGCTGATCCGCTTCATGCCGAAGGTCGTCATCTGCGTGGTCCCGGGCTGGGCGGCCGGCGGCGGGCACAGCCTCCACGTCGTCGCCGACCTCACCCTCGCCAGCCGCGAGCACGCCCGCTTCAAGCAGACCGACGCCGACGTCGGCTCGTTCGACGGCGGCTACGGCTCGGCCTACCTCGCGCGCCAGGTGGGGCAGAAGCTCGCCCGCGAGATCTTCTTCCTCGGCGACGAGTACGACGCCGAGGAGATGCACCGGATGGGCGCGGTCAACCGCGTCGTCGCGCACGCCGAGCTGGAGAAGGTCGCGCTCGACTGGGGCCGGAAGATCAACGGCAAGTCCCCGACCGCCCAGCGGATGCTGAAGTACTCCTTCAACCTCCTCGACGACGGCCTCGTCGGCCAGCAGCTCTTCGCCGGCGAGACGACCCGCCTGGCCTACATGACCGACGAGGCGCAGGAGGGACGCGACCAGTTCCTGGAGAAGCGCGAGCCCGACTGGTCGCCCTACCCCTGGTACTACTGA
- a CDS encoding nitroreductase family deazaflavin-dependent oxidoreductase, whose product MALTGTYVPSSSEWVRNQVAEFEASDGQRANTLGDTDYPIVVVTSVGAKSGNLRKNPVMRVERDGAYLAVASKGGAPDNPEWYYNFVAHPEVELQDGAEKHVYTARILEGEERADWWEHAVATWPTYASYQEKTDREIPLFLLERA is encoded by the coding sequence ATGGCACTGACAGGAACGTACGTCCCCAGCAGCTCCGAGTGGGTCCGCAACCAGGTGGCCGAGTTCGAGGCGAGTGACGGCCAGCGGGCCAACACGCTGGGCGACACCGACTACCCGATCGTGGTCGTGACCTCGGTCGGCGCGAAGTCGGGCAACCTGCGCAAGAACCCGGTGATGCGGGTCGAGCGCGACGGCGCCTACCTCGCGGTCGCCTCCAAGGGCGGCGCCCCGGACAACCCGGAGTGGTACTACAACTTCGTCGCCCACCCCGAGGTCGAGCTGCAGGACGGGGCGGAGAAGCACGTCTACACCGCCCGCATCCTCGAGGGTGAGGAGCGCGCCGACTGGTGGGAGCACGCGGTCGCCACGTGGCCGACGTACGCCTCCTACCAGGAGAAGACCGACCGCGAGATCCCGCTCTTCCTGCTCGAGCGCGCCTGA
- a CDS encoding response regulator transcription factor — protein sequence MTGTAGTDGSTALRVYLLDDHVVVRRGLRAVLEAEDGIAIVGESGTVAEAVPQIRELVPDVAVLDGRLPDGSGIDVCREVRSAEPRVQALILACDDDEDAMVDSVLAGASGYVLKTADERELVDAVRAVGHGQSLVGSDVALRVVERMGARNQAPGLSRLTDGEWRVLDLIAEGMTNRQIGERLHLAEKTVKNQITGLLAKLGVQRRTQAAVLASALGRRRPR from the coding sequence ATGACTGGCACTGCTGGCACGGACGGATCGACGGCCCTGAGGGTCTACCTGCTCGACGACCACGTGGTCGTGCGGCGGGGGCTCCGGGCGGTGCTCGAGGCGGAGGACGGCATCGCGATCGTCGGTGAGTCGGGCACCGTGGCCGAGGCGGTGCCCCAGATCCGCGAGCTGGTGCCCGACGTCGCCGTCCTCGACGGACGGTTGCCCGACGGCAGCGGCATCGACGTGTGCCGCGAGGTCAGGTCGGCCGAGCCGCGCGTGCAGGCGCTGATCCTCGCCTGCGACGACGACGAGGACGCGATGGTCGACTCGGTCCTGGCCGGTGCGTCCGGCTACGTCCTCAAGACCGCCGACGAGCGTGAGCTGGTCGACGCCGTGCGGGCGGTGGGGCACGGCCAGTCCCTCGTCGGCTCCGATGTCGCCCTCCGTGTCGTGGAGCGCATGGGAGCGCGGAACCAGGCTCCGGGCCTGTCCCGGCTCACCGACGGCGAGTGGCGGGTCCTCGACCTCATCGCCGAGGGGATGACCAACCGGCAGATCGGCGAGCGGCTGCACCTCGCGGAGAAGACGGTCAAGAACCAGATCACCGGCCTGCTCGCCAAGCTGGGCGTGCAGCGTCGCACCCAGGCCGCGGTGCTGGCCTCTGCGCTCGGGCGCCGGCGACCCCGCTGA
- the csrA gene encoding carbon storage regulator CsrA: MLVVSRRAGESVVIGDDVTVSVLEVRGDVVRIGIDAPRSVAVHRAELLAQLARSNQEAASPTEDAVDSLLSAIRDRPQGD; encoded by the coding sequence ATGCTGGTCGTGAGCCGCCGTGCCGGAGAGAGCGTCGTCATCGGCGATGACGTCACCGTCTCGGTGCTCGAGGTGCGCGGCGACGTCGTCCGCATCGGCATCGACGCGCCGAGGTCGGTCGCCGTCCACCGCGCCGAGCTCCTGGCCCAGCTGGCCCGGTCCAACCAGGAGGCCGCCTCCCCGACCGAGGACGCCGTCGACTCGCTGCTCAGCGCGATCCGCGACCGCCCGCAGGGCGACTGA
- a CDS encoding flagellar assembly protein FliW has product MIATMETVMPPSSAPEIPVIELAQPLPGFPGRERFALVQVDDDGVLCSLTSLDEPGLRFLVVPPAPFFPDYAPEVDEAVLTELRSTSVDDLVVLCVLTAGASLASTTANLAAPVVLDVATHRAVQVVLDDPGLSVATPLIA; this is encoded by the coding sequence ATGATCGCCACGATGGAGACCGTGATGCCGCCGAGCAGTGCCCCCGAGATCCCGGTGATCGAGCTCGCCCAGCCGCTGCCCGGCTTCCCCGGGCGCGAGCGTTTCGCGCTGGTGCAGGTCGACGACGACGGCGTGCTGTGCAGCCTCACCTCGCTCGACGAGCCGGGGCTGCGCTTCCTCGTGGTGCCGCCGGCGCCGTTCTTCCCCGACTACGCCCCCGAGGTGGACGAGGCGGTCCTCACCGAGCTGCGCTCGACGTCGGTCGACGACCTCGTCGTGCTCTGCGTGCTCACCGCCGGCGCGTCCCTCGCCAGCACCACGGCCAACCTGGCCGCGCCCGTCGTGCTCGACGTCGCCACCCACCGCGCGGTGCAGGTGGTGCTCGACGACCCGGGCCTGTCGGTCGCCACGCCCCTGATCGCGTGA
- the flgL gene encoding flagellar hook-associated protein FlgL: protein MTTINRVTQSMLTDRSLDRLQGSLSRLAEIQEHLSTGRVLNRASDNPGDAATAMRLRASIGAQQQYARNAADGTGWLDTLDSTLGASNDLVRRARELGIQAVSGAAGPQSREALAVEIDQLRSALLGVANTTYVDRPVLGGTTAGSAAFTEAGGAVTFAGDAHPVHRTVADGVVVDVSLPGPAAFGADGDNVFDHLTALSAALRSGDETGIRAGVAALEDDGNRLVVARADVGARAARVERASTAAVDAELSLTSALAEIENADLPRTMVDLKMQEVAYQAALAATARVLQPSLMDFLR, encoded by the coding sequence ATGACGACCATCAATCGCGTCACCCAGTCGATGCTCACCGACCGGTCCCTCGACCGGCTCCAGGGCAGCCTGTCGCGCCTCGCGGAGATCCAGGAGCACCTGTCCACCGGCCGCGTGCTCAACCGCGCCTCCGACAACCCCGGCGACGCCGCCACCGCGATGCGGCTGCGCGCGTCCATCGGCGCTCAGCAGCAGTACGCCCGCAACGCCGCGGACGGCACCGGCTGGCTCGACACCCTCGACAGCACCCTCGGGGCGTCCAACGACCTGGTGCGCCGCGCCCGCGAGCTCGGCATCCAGGCCGTCAGCGGTGCCGCCGGCCCCCAGTCGCGTGAGGCGCTGGCGGTCGAGATCGACCAGCTCCGCTCCGCGCTCCTCGGCGTCGCCAACACCACCTACGTCGACCGACCGGTGCTGGGCGGCACCACGGCCGGGTCCGCGGCCTTCACCGAGGCGGGCGGTGCCGTCACCTTCGCCGGCGACGCGCACCCGGTCCACCGCACGGTCGCCGACGGCGTCGTCGTCGACGTGTCGCTGCCCGGGCCCGCCGCGTTCGGCGCCGACGGCGACAACGTCTTCGACCACCTCACGGCGCTCTCCGCGGCGCTGCGCTCGGGCGACGAGACCGGCATCCGCGCCGGGGTCGCCGCGCTCGAGGACGACGGCAACCGGCTCGTCGTGGCCCGCGCCGACGTGGGCGCGCGAGCGGCCCGGGTCGAGCGGGCGAGCACCGCCGCGGTCGACGCGGAGCTGTCCCTGACGAGCGCGCTCGCCGAGATCGAGAACGCCGACCTGCCCCGCACCATGGTGGACCTCAAGATGCAGGAGGTCGCCTACCAGGCAGCGCTCGCGGCGACCGCCCGCGTCCTCCAGCCGAGCCTGATGGACTTTCTGCGATGA
- the flgK gene encoding flagellar hook-associated protein FlgK has translation MAGTFGSISTSASALRYHQAVMEVASGNIANVATDGYARRRVVGLSVGAPAQPAMWSRYEGHGEGVRVGSVDRLVDPLLDARARREHGSQAYLDTRAAALARVEASLGEPAGDGISGALGEVRKAWHDLANHPDSAAVRSQVLATSQTLVEAVAAQRRNVAAEEGDQRMSLLADVGETNTLARDLAAANEAITAARLSNTDASGLLDARDQMALRLAELTGGTAVENGQGGLDVSVGGVALVTGSRAGSLAVTSGVAPDGTADGAALALAVTGPDGATTPVSGLRGEIGGTSELLTTTLPGLRADLQAVAQHLADAVNAAHGAGHDASGAPGQPVFAVDPNAPGGPLVLLLTDPAALAASGVAGGANRDGSNATAVAAALGGPEQGYQRFVSVLGTEVSSVRRLAAAQAGLTGQVDGAREQLSGVNLDEEMVTMMQAQRAYEAAARVMTTLDSVLDTLINRTGLVR, from the coding sequence GTGGCCGGCACCTTCGGCTCGATCTCCACCTCCGCCAGCGCGCTGCGCTACCACCAGGCGGTGATGGAGGTGGCGAGCGGCAACATCGCCAACGTCGCGACCGACGGCTACGCCCGCCGCCGGGTCGTCGGCCTCTCCGTCGGCGCGCCCGCGCAGCCGGCCATGTGGAGTCGCTACGAGGGCCACGGCGAAGGGGTGCGCGTCGGATCGGTCGACCGGCTCGTCGACCCGCTCCTCGACGCCCGCGCCCGCCGCGAGCACGGCAGCCAGGCCTACCTCGACACCCGCGCCGCCGCCCTCGCCCGCGTGGAGGCCTCCCTCGGCGAGCCGGCCGGCGACGGGATCTCCGGCGCCCTGGGCGAGGTGCGCAAGGCCTGGCACGACCTGGCCAACCACCCCGACTCCGCCGCCGTGCGCAGCCAGGTGCTCGCCACCTCGCAGACCCTCGTCGAGGCGGTCGCCGCCCAGCGCCGCAACGTCGCCGCCGAGGAGGGCGACCAGCGGATGTCGCTGCTCGCCGACGTCGGCGAGACCAACACGCTGGCGCGGGACCTCGCTGCGGCCAACGAGGCGATCACCGCCGCCCGACTCTCCAACACCGACGCGTCCGGCCTGCTCGACGCGCGGGACCAGATGGCGCTGCGGCTGGCCGAGCTGACCGGCGGCACCGCCGTCGAGAACGGCCAGGGCGGCCTCGACGTCAGCGTCGGCGGCGTCGCCCTCGTGACGGGCAGCCGGGCCGGCAGCCTCGCGGTGACGAGTGGCGTCGCGCCCGACGGGACCGCAGACGGTGCGGCGCTCGCGCTCGCGGTGACCGGGCCGGACGGCGCCACCACCCCCGTGTCGGGGCTGCGCGGCGAGATCGGCGGCACCTCCGAGCTGCTGACCACCACCCTCCCCGGGCTGCGCGCGGACCTCCAGGCCGTCGCGCAGCACCTCGCCGACGCCGTCAACGCCGCGCACGGCGCGGGGCACGACGCCAGCGGTGCGCCCGGACAGCCCGTCTTCGCGGTGGACCCGAACGCCCCCGGCGGTCCCCTCGTGCTGCTCCTGACCGACCCGGCCGCGCTCGCCGCGTCGGGAGTCGCCGGCGGCGCCAACCGCGACGGGAGCAACGCGACGGCCGTGGCCGCTGCCCTCGGCGGGCCCGAGCAGGGCTACCAGAGGTTCGTGAGCGTCCTGGGCACGGAGGTCTCCTCCGTCCGGCGCCTCGCCGCCGCGCAGGCCGGCCTGACCGGCCAGGTCGACGGCGCGCGTGAGCAGCTGTCCGGGGTCAACCTCGACGAGGAGATGGTGACGATGATGCAGGCCCAGCGCGCCTACGAGGCCGCGGCCCGGGTGATGACGACCCTCGACTCGGTGCTCGACACCCTCATCAACCGCACCGGGCTGGTGCGCTGA
- the flgN gene encoding flagellar export chaperone FlgN, which produces MTITDTPPAAVERLSLVLWRERELLEELHYRLEVEQLVLASGRSRWLAHATRDIDGLLATIRETEVLRAVAADAAAAAFGMEANLSLASLAEAADEPWRTILTEHREAFVQLTHEITRLADSNKHLISAGYRSARETLLSLGDSVDGYSADGSATAEPARNRLVDRSL; this is translated from the coding sequence GTGACCATCACTGACACCCCGCCGGCGGCTGTGGAGCGGCTGTCCCTCGTGCTCTGGCGCGAGCGCGAGCTGCTCGAGGAGCTCCACTACCGGCTCGAGGTCGAGCAGCTGGTGCTGGCCAGCGGCCGGAGCCGTTGGCTGGCGCACGCGACGCGCGACATCGACGGCCTGCTGGCGACGATCCGCGAGACCGAGGTGCTGCGCGCGGTCGCGGCCGACGCGGCCGCAGCGGCGTTCGGGATGGAGGCCAACCTGAGCCTGGCCTCCCTCGCGGAGGCGGCCGACGAGCCGTGGCGCACGATCCTCACCGAGCACCGTGAGGCGTTCGTCCAGCTCACGCACGAGATCACCCGTCTCGCCGACTCCAACAAGCACCTGATCTCCGCCGGCTACCGCTCGGCGCGCGAGACCCTGCTCTCCCTCGGCGACTCCGTCGACGGCTACTCCGCCGACGGCAGCGCGACCGCCGAGCCCGCCCGCAATCGCCTCGTCGACCGGAGCCTGTGA
- a CDS encoding sigma-70 family RNA polymerase sigma factor, with protein sequence MTAHIPLVGHLVREVLARVPGHVDRDDLTSAGLTALVQAAQGFDAARGVPFARYASTRVRGALLDELRGVDWATRSVRRTARGLDETRTRLTQSLGRVPTDAEVASAQGIAVDDVLANREDLARAQVRSLEADDAHGSYAGSLVSTTPTPEQALVHAELLDYLADAVAALPERLRRVVEGFFLAEQPMAELAAELGVTESRISQLRAEAMVLLRDGINSQLDPLLVPAHERPGGVAARRREAYFAAVAERHAAAHAPAARVATSA encoded by the coding sequence GTGACCGCCCACATCCCGCTCGTGGGACACCTGGTGCGAGAGGTGCTGGCGCGCGTGCCCGGCCACGTCGACCGCGACGACCTGACCTCCGCCGGCCTGACCGCCCTGGTGCAGGCGGCGCAGGGCTTCGACGCCGCCCGCGGGGTGCCGTTCGCGCGGTATGCCTCGACCCGCGTCCGGGGGGCGCTGCTCGACGAGCTGCGCGGGGTCGACTGGGCGACGCGCTCGGTGCGACGCACGGCACGAGGCCTCGACGAGACGCGGACCCGCCTGACCCAGAGCCTGGGCCGGGTGCCCACCGATGCCGAGGTCGCCTCGGCGCAGGGCATCGCCGTCGACGACGTGCTGGCCAACCGCGAGGACCTCGCGCGGGCCCAGGTGAGGTCGCTCGAGGCCGACGACGCCCACGGGTCGTACGCCGGCTCGCTGGTGTCCACCACTCCGACCCCCGAGCAGGCCTTGGTGCACGCCGAGCTGCTCGACTACCTCGCCGACGCGGTCGCCGCGCTGCCCGAGCGGTTGCGTCGGGTCGTGGAGGGCTTCTTCCTCGCCGAGCAGCCGATGGCCGAGCTCGCCGCGGAGCTCGGCGTCACCGAGTCGCGCATCTCCCAGCTGCGCGCCGAGGCGATGGTGCTGCTGCGCGACGGCATCAACTCCCAGCTCGACCCGCTGCTGGTGCCCGCCCACGAGCGGCCCGGCGGCGTGGCCGCGCGCCGGCGCGAGGCCTACTTCGCCGCGGTGGCCGAGCGGCACGCCGCGGCGCACGCCCCCGCCGCGCGGGTGGCGACGAGCGCCTGA
- a CDS encoding flagellin, with amino-acid sequence MGLRINQNIDAANSYRNLSVTQGQMSKSLEKLSSGFRINRAADDASGLAISEGLRSQVGGLKVGARNAQDGVSLVQTAEGALTEVHSMLQRMNDLAVQHKSGTQNDKSQAALQAEFDQLATEIGRIQTNTKFNGDQLFAGEAKTFQVGHASTDTIDVSVSALAAFHAGPTEAAPDAATTVGGVAIDITDSNTIQEAITNVSTQRAELGAIQNRFEHTINNVNVAIENLSASESRIRDTDMAQEMMSFTRSQILSQAGTAMLAQANQASQGVLSLLR; translated from the coding sequence ATGGGTCTTCGCATCAACCAGAACATCGACGCCGCCAACTCGTACCGCAACCTGTCGGTCACGCAGGGCCAGATGTCCAAGTCGCTCGAGAAGCTGTCCTCCGGCTTCCGCATCAACCGCGCCGCCGACGACGCGTCCGGCCTGGCCATCTCCGAGGGCCTGCGCTCGCAGGTGGGTGGCCTCAAGGTGGGCGCCCGCAACGCCCAGGACGGGGTCAGCCTCGTCCAGACCGCCGAAGGCGCGCTGACCGAGGTCCACTCCATGCTCCAGCGGATGAACGACCTCGCGGTCCAGCACAAGAGCGGCACCCAGAACGACAAGTCACAGGCCGCCCTCCAGGCGGAGTTCGACCAGCTCGCCACCGAGATCGGCCGCATCCAGACGAACACGAAGTTCAACGGCGACCAGCTCTTCGCGGGCGAGGCCAAGACCTTCCAGGTCGGTCACGCCAGCACGGACACGATCGACGTGTCGGTCAGCGCCCTGGCGGCGTTCCACGCGGGTCCCACAGAAGCCGCCCCGGATGCCGCGACGACGGTCGGTGGCGTCGCGATCGACATCACCGACAGCAACACGATCCAGGAGGCGATCACCAACGTGTCCACCCAGCGCGCCGAGCTGGGTGCCATCCAGAACCGCTTCGAGCACACCATCAACAACGTGAACGTCGCGATCGAGAACCTGTCGGCGTCGGAGTCGCGCATCCGCGACACCGACATGGCGCAGGAGATGATGAGCTTCACCCGCTCGCAGATCCTGTCCCAGGCCGGCACGGCGATGCTGGCGCAGGCCAACCAGGCCTCGCAGGGCGTGCTGTCCCTCCTCCGCTGA
- the fliD gene encoding flagellar filament capping protein FliD, producing the protein MGSASISGLGSGLDTATIVDQFMQLEAVGQTRLKSRAATERSVVSLLQGLNTKIAALATRAGDLVKPAGLTPLSATSSDAKVAVSASATASPAGFSVRVDQTAASHRLELATAVGLDAAGAVPTALRLDRLDGSAPLDLTTDGTLAGLAAAINDPANATGLRATTVKVGTEQYRLVVEAAESGAAGGFTLTAADGSDLLGGATVRAGRDAQVTIGDSIVATSATNTFADLVPGVTLTLASDATGTTSQVALARDPAAASTALKGLVDAVNSALSDIDAQTRTGTGTRGPLAGDSTLLSLRDRLLSSVFAGEGSLADLGVQADRYGKLVLDEAAFTKAYAADPAGVQARLTAPATGFVARIADVAKVASDRVDGTLTSAITGRNDAIGRLDEGIEAWDLRLELRRTALTRQFTALETALSQMNSQSSWLAGQISALTPPGS; encoded by the coding sequence ATGGGATCGGCCAGCATCAGCGGGCTCGGCAGCGGCCTCGACACCGCGACGATCGTCGACCAGTTCATGCAGCTCGAGGCGGTCGGGCAGACGCGGCTGAAGTCCCGGGCCGCCACCGAGAGGTCGGTCGTCTCGCTCCTCCAGGGACTCAACACCAAGATCGCCGCCCTCGCGACGAGGGCGGGCGACCTGGTCAAGCCGGCCGGCCTCACGCCCCTGTCCGCCACCAGCTCCGACGCCAAGGTCGCGGTCAGCGCAAGCGCCACGGCGAGCCCCGCCGGCTTCTCGGTGCGGGTCGACCAGACCGCCGCCAGCCACCGGCTCGAGCTCGCGACAGCGGTCGGGCTGGACGCGGCAGGCGCCGTGCCGACCGCCCTGCGGCTGGACCGGCTCGACGGCTCCGCACCCCTCGACCTCACCACCGACGGAACGCTCGCCGGCCTCGCCGCCGCGATCAACGACCCGGCCAACGCCACCGGCCTGCGCGCCACGACCGTCAAGGTCGGCACCGAGCAGTACCGGCTCGTGGTGGAGGCGGCCGAGTCCGGCGCCGCCGGTGGCTTCACGCTCACCGCCGCCGACGGGTCCGACCTGCTCGGCGGGGCCACCGTCCGCGCCGGGCGGGACGCGCAGGTCACCATCGGTGACTCGATCGTGGCCACGTCGGCCACCAACACCTTCGCCGACCTCGTCCCCGGCGTGACCCTCACCCTGGCCTCCGACGCCACCGGCACCACCTCGCAGGTGGCCCTGGCCCGTGACCCCGCGGCCGCCTCGACGGCGCTCAAGGGGCTCGTCGACGCGGTCAACTCCGCGCTCTCCGACATCGACGCCCAGACCCGGACAGGCACGGGCACCAGGGGTCCCCTCGCGGGCGACAGCACCCTGCTCTCGCTGCGGGACCGGCTCCTGTCGTCGGTGTTCGCCGGCGAGGGCAGCCTGGCCGACCTCGGCGTCCAGGCCGACCGCTACGGCAAGCTCGTCCTCGACGAGGCGGCCTTCACCAAGGCGTACGCCGCCGACCCGGCCGGCGTCCAGGCCCGGCTCACCGCCCCCGCGACGGGGTTCGTCGCCCGCATCGCCGACGTCGCCAAGGTCGCCAGCGACCGCGTCGACGGCACGCTCACCAGCGCCATCACCGGCCGCAACGACGCCATCGGTCGCCTCGACGAGGGCATCGAGGCGTGGGACCTCCGGCTCGAGCTGCGACGGACCGCGCTCACCCGGCAGTTCACCGCCCTGGAGACGGCGCTCAGCCAGATGAACAGCCAGTCCTCGTGGCTGGCCGGCCAGATCTCCGCACTCACGCCCCCGGGAAGCTAA
- the fliS gene encoding flagellar export chaperone FliS: MAYSNPAAYLQASVETASPARLLVMLYDRLALDCRRAVAAQEAGDHDAARPQLLHAQDIVTELHSSLRVDAWDGGPGLSALYSHLLVQLVRANVDRDVVATRHCLDLVEGLADAWRQAALQAAVTA, translated from the coding sequence ATGGCCTACTCCAACCCCGCCGCCTACCTGCAGGCGTCCGTCGAGACCGCCAGTCCGGCCCGGCTGCTGGTGATGCTCTACGACCGGCTCGCCCTCGACTGCCGCCGCGCCGTCGCGGCCCAGGAGGCCGGCGACCACGACGCCGCCCGCCCCCAGCTGCTGCACGCGCAGGACATCGTCACCGAGCTGCACTCCTCGCTCCGGGTCGACGCCTGGGACGGTGGCCCCGGACTCTCCGCGCTCTACTCCCACCTGCTCGTGCAGCTCGTGCGCGCCAACGTCGACCGCGACGTCGTCGCGACACGGCACTGCCTCGACCTCGTCGAGGGCCTCGCCGACGCCTGGCGCCAGGCCGCCCTGCAGGCCGCGGTGACGGCATGA
- a CDS encoding flagellar basal body protein: MSLGMPDAVSSVLVSALDGLALRQSVIADNIANVDTPGFRATSVDFESSLAAALQHGEMPASGVAPVARATNAPAGQDGNNVDLRKESLAAVQSQFQYQVMTRAVSDRASLLSVAAGAM; the protein is encoded by the coding sequence GTGTCCCTGGGCATGCCCGACGCCGTGTCGTCCGTCCTCGTCTCGGCCCTCGACGGCCTGGCGCTGCGCCAGAGCGTCATCGCCGACAACATCGCCAACGTCGACACGCCGGGCTTCCGCGCCACCAGCGTCGACTTCGAGTCCTCGCTCGCGGCCGCCCTGCAGCACGGTGAGATGCCCGCCTCCGGCGTGGCCCCCGTCGCTCGAGCGACCAACGCGCCCGCCGGCCAGGACGGCAACAACGTCGACCTGCGCAAGGAGTCGCTCGCCGCGGTGCAGTCGCAGTTCCAGTACCAGGTGATGACCCGCGCCGTCTCCGACCGCGCCTCGCTCCTCTCGGTCGCCGCCGGGGCCATGTGA
- a CDS encoding flagellar basal body rod C-terminal domain-containing protein: MGAFDMLRIANSSLGMHQTWLDALAHNIANASTVRATSEDAFQEQLVVATARPDGGVDVSGIELGDAEGVLQHAPDHPLADADGMVRVPGMDMTVQMTSLVQAQRGFQASVQVTRTAQDTYTAALQIGQR; the protein is encoded by the coding sequence ATGGGCGCCTTCGACATGCTGCGCATCGCCAACAGCAGCCTGGGCATGCACCAGACGTGGCTCGACGCGCTGGCCCACAACATCGCCAACGCGTCCACCGTCCGGGCGACGAGCGAGGACGCCTTCCAGGAGCAGCTCGTGGTCGCCACGGCCCGCCCCGACGGCGGTGTCGACGTGAGCGGCATCGAGCTCGGCGACGCCGAGGGCGTCCTGCAGCACGCCCCCGACCATCCCCTCGCCGACGCCGACGGCATGGTGCGCGTGCCGGGCATGGACATGACGGTGCAGATGACCAGCCTCGTGCAGGCCCAGCGCGGCTTCCAGGCCTCGGTGCAGGTCACCCGCACCGCGCAGGACACCTACACCGCCGCCCTCCAGATCGGGCAGCGCTGA
- a CDS encoding flagellar hook-basal body complex protein FliE encodes MSIGGIESIGGFMPLAAPVVSAPSTATAPTSGADFGSMVLDGLERLEGIQDSADTLAVRAASGTLPNIHDYTLAATEAEVATKLTVAVRNKAIEAFTEIMRMQVG; translated from the coding sequence ATGAGCATCGGTGGCATCGAGTCGATCGGCGGCTTCATGCCGCTGGCCGCACCCGTCGTCTCCGCCCCGTCGACGGCCACGGCCCCGACCTCCGGCGCCGACTTCGGGAGCATGGTGCTCGACGGGCTCGAGCGCCTCGAGGGCATCCAGGACTCCGCCGACACCCTCGCGGTGCGGGCCGCGTCGGGCACGCTGCCCAACATCCATGACTACACGCTGGCCGCGACCGAGGCGGAGGTCGCGACCAAGCTGACCGTCGCCGTGCGCAACAAGGCCATCGAGGCGTTCACCGAGATCATGCGGATGCAGGTCGGCTGA